Genomic segment of Prochlorococcus marinus XMU1405:
AATTTAAATAAAAAAATTCATTAAAATAATTATTTAAATCAATAATCTTATATTTGTTATTTATTTGAAATTTACAGATATTTTCTTGATCTATATTTTTTAAAATTTCTACAAAAAATGACTTATTGATCCTACTTCCAAATCTAGAACTTATTTTTTTTTTGTTGACTGCTGAAATAAGCTCATGATTAAGATTCAAAAAATCATCAATCCACAAATTATCTATTACATTTTTATACAAATTATCAATATTATTATCAATATATGGATCTTGAGTTACACCTATTTCAATACTATATTCATCAATAATATTATTACAAAAAGCATGGAAGGTAGTTACTTTTAACTTATAGAATTGATTTATAAAATTATCAATTTCGGAAATAATTTTTTCCTTAGATTTATCTTTATCCTTAAAATTTAGATACCAATCCTTAAGAGTATTATCTATCTTACTTTCATTATGACTTTGCAAATATAATTTTAAATTATGAAATCTCGAGAGTATTTTATCTCTTAACTCAGAACAAGTATTTTTTGTAAAACTTAGCAAGAGTATCTCATCTGGTTTAACTTTTTTCTCCAAAACATTTCTTAAAACTATGTGCGCCAAAGTAAAACTTTTACCAGTTCCTGCACTTGCTTCTACTAATTTAAACTTATTATCTAATTTAATTTGATTAATATCCATTTCTTTATTAAATTAAAATTTGACCTCATTTTTATAAAGTAAGTAATTCTTAAATTTATTCATTAAATATTTCTCTTCCAAGGCAATCTTAAATTTAATTATTAAAGCTAAACTTATTGTCAAAAATAAATAATAAATAGATAATTTTATTATAAAAAATCCAATGGAAAAAAATATTAAAGAATAGTACATAGGATGACGGGTAAATCGATAAATACCTGTAGTAACTAGATTGCAATTGTTTATAGGTCTTGGGAAAGGGGATAAATTTCTACCTAAGTCTTTAATTGAAACTAACATTATTATGAAAGCGATTATGATAATTAAAATACCCAGGGAATAAGAAAAAGGACTTGCTTGAATTATTTGTTTTTGAGGAAGAAATTCCCATTGAAAAAAATGAAGAATAATAATAAAGAACTGTAAAAAAACAAGCATTAGATCATAAGCAGGTTTAAAAAAATTTTTTAATTGAAATTTAGACATTTTTTATTTCTTTAATGCTTTAATTAGAGGACCATATAATCTGTATGATAATTGATCAAAATTATTATTTCCAAGAAAGAAATCTGGTTCTTTTTCATTACCAAAACACATTTTCATTTCGATATTATCTCTTTCTCCTTTAGAAAAAATTTTATTACCAATCCATTTATCTGTAAAAGCTTTTTTTTCATTTTTTGATTTTATTTTTGCTTCTACATATTTATAAGCACTTTCTGGAGGAAGAGGTAAACATTTTTCAGAATAATTTTTAAAAATATTTATGTAATCCTCCAAAATTAGATTTGATTCAGTTGCTCCAGGAGATTGAATAATTTGCGATTTATAATTATTTTCTGTTCTAAAAATTACTTTAGTCCTTTTTATATTTCTCTTCAAAGAAGAAATAAAGAGTAATTTTATCCAAGCCTCAGTCAAACGACTTAAACTTAACTTCGTATTAATTAATTCAATTACGTTGTCATCAGCGATTAAATATTCTTCTTTATTCGCATATAACTTAACATAGATTTTATTAATCTTATTATGTTGACTCAAACTTGCAGCTAGACTGCTTAATAAGTCTTTGATTTCTTTTTCTTTTGTAAAGATACTATTTTTGGGCATAATAATACCATTTTCAGCCAATTGATCATTAATATTTAATTCATTTAAATCATCAATAATATTATGATTATCAATCTCTACTTGCTGGATTATTTTTGTAATTAGTTGCGACTTTTGCAGATTACTAACATACTCTTCGTCTGGATGATGAATAAATATTTCCTTGGGATAAATATTGTTTTTATTAAGCCAATATTTTTGTGGAGACTTGAACCAATAAATTAATTCTGATAATTTGTAATTTTTAATATCAGATTTTTTTTCATTCCAATTTATATCTTCTATTAAAGAATAATTACTTTTAAAAATCTTAGATTTATCAAGATCAATTATTTCATTTTTATTTGAATCAGAATCTCTAATTATTAGTTCTCTTTGGCTTTGATTTAAGAAACTATCAAAAAAAGAAATTAACTCTTTTATAGGAAAAGAAACATCTAATTTTTTATTGTTATTATCATTTTTTACCCAAGTAACTATAAATTTATCTCTGCAGGCAATTAACAACTCCAGAAATGCATATTTCTCTCTTTCAAAAACAGATGGATCACCCAAATGATATTTATTTTCTAATAAATTAATGTTTTCACTCTTTGCTAATTTTGGATAATTAACACTATTCATGTCTATTAGGAAGATAACCTTATGTGGAATATGCCTTGAATTCTCAATATCACTTACTAGGATCTTGTTGACTCGTGATTTGCTTTTATATTTAGCTTTATTTATGCAAGAAATTAATATTTCTCTAAAAACTTTTAACAAGATAAGATCATCAGGTATTAAAGGTATTGCGTGGTTATCAAGAATTCTATTTATTTCACTTATTTCTAAATTGAAATTTGCATTAGAATCAGCAATACTTTTTAATATAAACTTTATCTTTTCAACCCAATTAGAGTAAGAAAAAGATCCCCTTATCAAATTAATATATTTTTTTAAATGAATTAATATTTTAACCCATTTATTCAAATCCAAACTTATATTTTTATAGCTAAATGGTTTTAAATTAAAAGTACTTAAATTTACTTCTTTGTCATAAATTAAGCCTAAAGTGATTCTATTTATACACCAATCCAGAGTATTTTTCTCTTCACCTAATCTTTCTTTATCATCTAGTCCCCAATGAAACCCCGCTTGGGTAAGTAAGAAAATAATTTCATCCTTCTCAGTAATATTAAAATCAAAAATGTTCTGAGTTACTTTTTTCGAAAGAATATAATCTATTTTTTCAAGTGAAATTTTTTCACTTGCTATTTCAGTGATGTCAATTAGAAATTCATAAATGCCTGAAGAGTCATGATTATCCTCATCAATAAAAAAATAAGGTATCTTTTCACCATTAATTAACTCATTATTAAAGATGTACCTTAGATAAGGTTTAATTAAATTAGTTTGTGGAGATAAAACAGCAATATCACTATATTTAATATTCTCGCAAGAATTTATTATTTCTATAATTTTATTTCTTAAATATTCAAATTGACTATTCTGATTAAAATGCTCACAAAGTAATATTGAATCATCCCTTTCACTTACTATAAAATCAATGCTATTGTTATCAATTAGTCTTTTTTGTATTTGATTAAGAAGAGGAATATTTTTCTTATTATGAAAATTAGTTGTTGGATCGAGATAAATGAGATTATTTTTTAAATTTATACCTTCTGTATAAATATTTTCATCAATTAATTTCTGAAAGTTTGCTCCAAATTTACCAAATATTTTCTCTATATTTTTATTTAAATTCAATTTACTTTCATTATCATAAAATTCCAACTCACCTTCAAGACAATTTATTCTATTCCATAGATCTTCTCCAGGAGATAATAAATACAAATTTACCTTAATAAATTTTGAAAGTTCGGAATAAAAATTAATATGTAATTTAGATAAGTTATTATCTGAAAAAATATAAATTTGTTTTGGTACTTGTAATTGAACGTTTTTAATTTTTCTTAAATTCTTTATTACTTCAATCATGTATAAACATGATGGCTTTTCAGATATTTTTTCCTCTAATAATTTATATAAAATAGGTTGCCAGAATTGATCTGAGTTTAAATCCTTAAATAGATTAGATGAATTAATTTCATATCTATTCCATTGAGCAATCATTTCAGGTCTAAAAATCAGATAATCAATAAAATTATTCGTGATCTTTTTTGTCAGATTATATATGTCTCCATCAATTATCTTTTTATTATCCAAATATTTATTAATCCAATTTCTAAGCGGAAATGATTCATTAAAGCTATTTAATTCTTCCAAGGAATCGATAATGCCCCATTTAATTGACTCAAAATTCCATGCGCTCATATCAATTGCAGGGAAGAAATTTGTCAATAAAGATTCTGTATAGGTTGATATTGTCTTTAATTCATAAAGAGCACTTATTTTGTTTTTTATAGTTATTTGTTCACGTAACCAATTTCCAAAAAAGTAATTTGGGACTACTATTTCTAATTTCTGATTTATAGGCGGAGGACATATTTTTAATTCCTCTGCTAACAGCTCACTAATTACTTCAATTTTATTTGACTTATAAAGATTGAGCAATTTACTAGATGGTTATATTACTCAACTTTAAATGGATCAATTATTTCTGCATTAGGACATTCGAATTCCCCCACAGCAACAAACTCTAAACGAAGCTTTAAGAAAGTTATAAATTTTTTGTCAGTCGACAAGACAACTGCTGGGGTAGATGGAATTTTTGCTTTTAGATCAGCAAATTGGGTGGTTTGTAAAAATGATGGATTTTTTAAGAGCCAAAAATCTATTTCTTTATTATTTTCTTTATAGTTCCTCATCCTCTCTTTCAAAATTTCATCAAGTGGTTCTTCAACTGTTAAAAATTTTTCACTTGCGGCGACGAAAAAATATGTTGTCATTTTGAAAATTAATTTAATGTAATGAGGGACTTCATTTCACGTACAGACTTTTCTAATCCAATCGCTAAAGCCCTTGCAACAATACTATGACCTATATTTAACTCATTCATATTGTTAATTGATGCAATTTTCCTAACATTATTATAGTTAAGGCCATGACCAGCATTAACAACTAATCCGAGGTCATTTGCTATGTGTGTAGACTCTATAATCCTTTGGAGCTCTTTATGCTGGTTAGATCCTGATAGTTCAGCATATTTTCCAGTATGTAATTCTATAAAATTAAACCCTATCTCTTTGGAATAATTTATCTGGTCAACAAGTGGATCAATAAATGCACTTACCTCTATATTTAAATCTTTTAAATTTTCAACAAAATTCTTGAGGTATTGCACATTACTTTTAACATCTAACCCACCTTCAGTAGTGACCTCCTCTCGTTTCTCTGGTACTAAGGTTACATAATCGGGAATAATTTTTTTGGCAATTTGTAACATTTCTGGTGTAGCAGCCATTTCTAAGTTGAGTTTTGTTTTTATGGTCTTTTTCAGAAGGAATACGTCTCTATCTTGAATATGTCTTCTATCTTCTCTTAAATGAACTGTTATGGAGTCTGCACCTCCTAATTCAGCTAAAAAAGCAAATTGTACTGGGTCAGGTTCTACAGTTTTCCTTGCTTGCCTTACATTTGCAATATGATCTATGTTTACTCCTAAAGTGGCCATAATTTTAAAAATCTTAGTTTCTAGACAATCTAGTAACCGCCCAATGATAGCTAATAAAAAAAGGCAAACACTTAAATTATTAATATATAGTTAATAGAATTTGAAGAAAAATTCAATAGATACTTGGCATAGAATTAACCCTTTAATGGGATTTATTGCAATGTTCGTTACCCAGGACATTGTTTTAAGGTTCTTTTTTAAAAAAAAGAAAATTTTAAATAATGGTTTTTCTATTCCTATAAATTCCTCTATCATATTGGCTCCAACCCACAGATCAAGATGGGACGGCTTAGTACTTACCATGGCAATGGGTAGAAGGGTAACGAAAAAGGATTGTAGATTTATGGTTACTAAATCCGAAATGAGAGGAATACAAGGTTGGTTTTTAAAAAGACTTGGATGTTTTTCGATAAATCAATTATCGCCGTCTCTCTCAGCATTAAGATATGCGATTGATCTTATAGAAAAAGGAGAACAGCTAGTTGTTTTTCCCGAAGGAAAGATCAATAAATATGGAAAAAAGTTAGTTCTCAAAGAAGGTCTATACAGATTGGCACGATTAGCTACAAGAAAAAAAGAGTCGATTTTTATTATTCCAATCGGAATTGCCTATAGTAAAGTTTCTCCGAAATTCAGGGACGAATGTTGTATATCCTTTGGAAAACCAATAGCAATTAATGATTACCTAAACTTTTCTATCAAGGAATTTAATAACCTTCTAAATAAAAAAATGACTAGGGAGGAAAAAATAGCATTAAAAAATGTGGGTAGATGAATCCACAATAAGTTACTATTAATCTTAATAATTTAATGAGAATATGAAATTCTTAAAGTTAATTCCTATTTTATTTATATTTTTTGGAAATTTCCCCTACAAAAATATAGTTCATGCAGAAGTTAAGAACCCAAAAGATTACAAAGTTCTCTCAAGTACTAATAAAAAACTTTCTGTCGGTAACGTTGAATATTATTTAAAACAAGGCGATAAGGCGATAAAAAACGGAGATTTTGAAAAAGCTAAAGACTCATATATTGATGCAAGAAAATTAGCTACACAATTGGCATCATTTTATTCAGATTTAAATAAATCATTTGTTGGATTGGATGCAAGAATACCAAATGAGATGAGAAGGAAAGGTAAGGCAGCATTACAAATTTTGGCAGAATCGAATGATAGATTAGCAGCTCTATACATAAAGAACGAAAAGCCTGATGTGGCCGTTCCACTTCTTATTGAAACAATAAGAATAATGTCCCCTAATAGTACTGAAGGGAAAGAGGCCTATAAAAAATTAATTCAACTAGGCTTTGTTGAAACCATTTATAAGGGTTAGTAAAAATCAATTATGATTACGAAAGAAGAAGTTACTAATTTAATCAAAAAAAAGTTACCATTTTCCCAAGTTTTTGTTGAAAACCTTAAGGGAAATGATCATTTGCAAGTTACTGTAATTGCATCTGAATTCAATGGATTATCATTGGTAAAACAACATCAGCTAGTCTATTCCGCTTTAAAAGAAGAATTAGCTTCAGAAACTATTCATGCGTTAGCATTAAAAACAGAAACTCCAAATTAAATTATGGACAACTTAACAAGAGATAAAATAAAAAAACTTATTGATTCCAATCCAGTAATGGTATTCATGAAAGGCACAAAGTTAATGCCGCAATGTGGTTTTTCAAATAACGTGGTTCAAATTTTGAATTCCCTAGGTGTAACATTTTGCACTTTTGATGTTTTAAGCGATTTCGAAGTTAGAGAAGGTATCAAAGAATATTCTGACTGGCCAACAATTCCACAAGTTTATCTTAAAGGAGAGTTTCTTGGTGGATCAGATATCCTTATCGAAATGTACAATTCAGGATCTTTAAAAGAAAAAATAGAAATTGCATTAGCGTCCTAAAACATTTTGTAGGTATAAATACTGATTTAGTTAATAAAAATTAATATTTTAAATCCTTTTTTTATCAAAAAAACCTTTATTTCCCTCTCCCTCAGGATCAATAAAACTAGATGGATCTAAAATCCATCTTTCTATTAACCTTTCTAATTTATCTTGATCTTTTTGCTCTAAAGCATTGCAATTCCTTAAGGCTTGAAGGTAACCATCACTATATAATTTAAGATCAGATGGCGTATGAAAACGATTAACCAAGTCTTGGCAACTATCACAAATTGATTGAAAATGACGAATTGCTCTGGGGTTTTCAAATGATGTCATAATTCGATAGATTCTTATTTTTTTTTTGCATTTGTTATACCTTATTAAGGATGATAAAAAATTGCCTGGCCCAACAGTAATTAAGAATGCAATCAACTGAGCAAATCTTAGCTTCAACCCCTGGCGGTACACAGTTGCCTGCGAGCTCTCAAACTCCTTCAAGAGTTCTTGTTGTTGAACCTCACCCCACACTTAGAACTGTCCTTGTACAAAGGCTTCGTCAAGATGGTCACCTTGCGGCCGCAGTTGGCTCGGCTGCGGAAGCAGTTGACTTGTGCAGAGAACAGTCACCTGACCTATTGGTAAGTGCAGAAATCCTGGAGCAGAATACTGCTATGAGATTAGCTCAACAACTAGGATCTTCAGTAATTGTTTTGACGGCTAGATCTGGAGTTGAAGCACTAGTTAATTTGTTAGATGAAGGAGCTGATGATGTTCTTAGAAAACCCTTTGGATTAGAAGAGTTAGCTGCAAGATGTAGAACACTTTTAAAAAGGGGAAGAATCGGATTACAAGAAAAAGTTGAAGTTGGTCCCTTAGAAGTTCATCTCCTTTTAAGACAGGTAACTCTTAGTGAGAAGCCTGTAGAGCTTAGTCCAAGGGAGTTTGCCCTGCTCTGTGCGCTTCTTATGCCTCCTGGCATGGTTAGAAGTAGGCAAGAGCTCCTAAGGATGGCTTGGCCTCCATTCAGTGGGGGTCCAAGATCTGTAGATACTCAAGTATTAACATTAAGAAGAAAATTAGAGCAGGCAGGATTGGGAGAAGGAGGGGGAATAACAACCGTGAGACAGCAAGGTTATAGATTTAGTATCGATAACATCTGATTTTTATAAGCTAAGATTTCTCCAATAATCATTAAAAAAGACAAAAAAGTTAATACTTTATAAGTCCATAAAGGTGATATATAAGAAATGTCTTTAACTCTAAGTCCAGTTTTTTTAGAAACAATTGATAAAAACTTGTCAAAATCTTCAAGCCTTTGTGGGATTAGGAAATTATCTCCTTCAATAGTATTAAAATAATAAACTTTACTACCCTGACTGGTGGGGAGAGTTTTGATTAACTTAATATCTTTCCAAAGAATTTCCCAATTTTTTTTTCCTAAGGTTTTAGAAATAAAGCTTGTCTTATATGAAATTTTATTGTTGCAAGTCTCAACATAATCATTTGTGATGTTAATAATCAAATATAAGCCTAAAACAAATATAAATAAAGAAAAGATTTTTAATTTATCTATTGAGATAAACGGTATCGGAATTGTAAGTGCTAAGTATAAAGAAATTAAAGAACTTTTTACAAAAAAAAGAGTTTTAAACTTTTCTATCATCTGCTAATAAACTTTTAATCTGGCAAGTTGAAACTATTTATATTTAATTTTGAACCTATTTTATGGGCACAAGCATATCCACTAAAAGCTACTGCATTTAAGCCTTGACCTGGGAAGCATGAATCCCCTACGCAATAAAGATTTTTAATTTTTGTAGTATTAAAAGGCATTGGTAAAAGTCCAAGCAACTTTTGTCTAGGAATAGGTCCATAACTACCTTCGTATCTTCCAAGAAACTTTTTATGAGTTTTTGGAGTACCAATTTCTTTATGATCGATATTCTCTTCAAGATTCGGTAAAATTTGTGAAATTCTTTCAACAATAAATGAAAAGTATTTTTCTTTCTTTTGAAGATATTCTTTCCTCGATAGTCCTTCCCATTCACTCATTGATGATGGAGTAAATGCATGAACGATATGTTTTCCTTCTGGAGCTAAAGACGAATCAAGCAAAGTAGGTATAGAGACAAAAATAACTCCTTTTTCACTTTCTAATTCATCCCAATTCTCAACAATTATATGATGACAATTAAAGTTATTACTGATCAGATTTTTTTTAACTCCAAGGTGAATTGAGACAAAAGATGGAGAGGATTTATAGGTCTCTGACCACTTATATTCACTTTTTGGTACATCTTTACTTGCAATTAATCCTTTCTTTTTGTCTTTCAGTCCAAATGTATCCCATCTTGTGGAATTAGATACGATGATATCTGAGTAAATTTCTTCCCCATTTGAAAGCTTTACTCCCACTGCTTTCTCGTCCTTTAAAAGTATTTCAACAACATTGGCTTTGTAGCGTATTTTGCTACCAAATTTTTCGATCCCAGAGACTAACTTTTCTGCTATAGTTCCTACTCCCCCTTTTGGATAATTTATACCACCAGCATGTCTATCTGTAAAAACCATTCCAGCATTAATCATGGGAGTTTTAATTGCAGGCATTACTGACCAACAAAAACATTCGATATCGATAAATTTTAAAAGCTCAGGATCTTTTATAAACTTTCTGGCGACATCTCCTGCATTTACAGGTAGCCATCTCGCTAAACCTAAGCAGGATAAGGGAGATTTAAAGAAAACTTTGAAAAGATAACTTGGATCTTCTATTGATAAAAGAGGCATTGAATCTAAACATTTGAAGACACTGGCACAGGTATCGTAAAAATTTTTTATACCTTCTTTTTCCTTAGGAAATCTTGCTGATAATTTGTTTATAAATTGATCATAATTTTTATTTACAGAAATATTAAAGTTATTTGGAAGGTGATATTCCAATTGCACCGGATCAGGAATAGTTTCACATTTTTCATTTACATCTTTAAGAGCACGAGTTAATAAATTGGTATAACCTTTGTCTCCAAATCCAAATATCATAGAAGCACCAACATCAAAGGTATAACCGTTTCTTTTAAAAGAGCCGCCGCTTCCTCCTGGAATTATATATTTCTCAAGAACTAAAACGTCAGCTCCTTTGGCAGCTAACTGAGATGCAGTCACTAACCCACCTATTCCTGAGCCAATTATGATAGCATCAAAATTTTCCTTATTAGATTTCATTTTTGAGGTTTTTAGTTAGTTTTGATAAGTAAGTGATCTTTTTCAAATCGAGCATCTAATAGTTTTTTAAATCCTTTTAAAGCTTCTGTAGATCTTTCTTGATAAATTTTGTATCTTAATCTTTTATCTTTTATTCTTTTAGTGAGTTCTGGTACTAATCCAAATGAAGCAGGCATTGGCTGGAATTTATTTTTTTTCTGATTAGATAATATTTGATTTCTATTACTAATGTAATTTATTAAGGAACCAATCATTGATTCATCAGGGAAAGTTACTGGGATTTTACTCATAGCTAATAAGGATGCATTAATTCCTGCGAGCAATCCCCCCGCAGCAGCTGCAGCATAACCTTCCGTACCTGTTATTTGACCAGCTGCTAGAAGAGTTTCTCTTTTCATAAATTGCAGTGTTGGTAAAAGTAATTTAGGAGATTCTAAAAAAGTATTTCTATGCATTACTCCTAAACGTACAAATTCAGCTTTTTCTAGACCTGGAATCATCCTAAAAATTCTTTTTTGCTCTGACCATTTTAAGTTAGTTTGAAAACCTACCATATTAAGCAACTTCCCTTCGAGATCTTCCATCCTTAATTGAACA
This window contains:
- a CDS encoding methyltransferase family protein, which produces MSKFQLKNFFKPAYDLMLVFLQFFIIILHFFQWEFLPQKQIIQASPFSYSLGILIIIIAFIIMLVSIKDLGRNLSPFPRPINNCNLVTTGIYRFTRHPMYYSLIFFSIGFFIIKLSIYYLFLTISLALIIKFKIALEEKYLMNKFKNYLLYKNEVKF
- a CDS encoding exodeoxyribonuclease V subunit gamma encodes the protein MLNLYKSNKIEVISELLAEELKICPPPINQKLEIVVPNYFFGNWLREQITIKNKISALYELKTISTYTESLLTNFFPAIDMSAWNFESIKWGIIDSLEELNSFNESFPLRNWINKYLDNKKIIDGDIYNLTKKITNNFIDYLIFRPEMIAQWNRYEINSSNLFKDLNSDQFWQPILYKLLEEKISEKPSCLYMIEVIKNLRKIKNVQLQVPKQIYIFSDNNLSKLHINFYSELSKFIKVNLYLLSPGEDLWNRINCLEGELEFYDNESKLNLNKNIEKIFGKFGANFQKLIDENIYTEGINLKNNLIYLDPTTNFHNKKNIPLLNQIQKRLIDNNSIDFIVSERDDSILLCEHFNQNSQFEYLRNKIIEIINSCENIKYSDIAVLSPQTNLIKPYLRYIFNNELINGEKIPYFFIDEDNHDSSGIYEFLIDITEIASEKISLEKIDYILSKKVTQNIFDFNITEKDEIIFLLTQAGFHWGLDDKERLGEEKNTLDWCINRITLGLIYDKEVNLSTFNLKPFSYKNISLDLNKWVKILIHLKKYINLIRGSFSYSNWVEKIKFILKSIADSNANFNLEISEINRILDNHAIPLIPDDLILLKVFREILISCINKAKYKSKSRVNKILVSDIENSRHIPHKVIFLIDMNSVNYPKLAKSENINLLENKYHLGDPSVFEREKYAFLELLIACRDKFIVTWVKNDNNNKKLDVSFPIKELISFFDSFLNQSQRELIIRDSDSNKNEIIDLDKSKIFKSNYSLIEDINWNEKKSDIKNYKLSELIYWFKSPQKYWLNKNNIYPKEIFIHHPDEEYVSNLQKSQLITKIIQQVEIDNHNIIDDLNELNINDQLAENGIIMPKNSIFTKEKEIKDLLSSLAASLSQHNKINKIYVKLYANKEEYLIADDNVIELINTKLSLSRLTEAWIKLLFISSLKRNIKRTKVIFRTENNYKSQIIQSPGATESNLILEDYINIFKNYSEKCLPLPPESAYKYVEAKIKSKNEKKAFTDKWIGNKIFSKGERDNIEMKMCFGNEKEPDFFLGNNNFDQLSYRLYGPLIKALKK
- a CDS encoding MgPME-cyclase complex family protein, which gives rise to MTTYFFVAASEKFLTVEEPLDEILKERMRNYKENNKEIDFWLLKNPSFLQTTQFADLKAKIPSTPAVVLSTDKKFITFLKLRLEFVAVGEFECPNAEIIDPFKVE
- a CDS encoding pyridoxine 5'-phosphate synthase, coding for MATLGVNIDHIANVRQARKTVEPDPVQFAFLAELGGADSITVHLREDRRHIQDRDVFLLKKTIKTKLNLEMAATPEMLQIAKKIIPDYVTLVPEKREEVTTEGGLDVKSNVQYLKNFVENLKDLNIEVSAFIDPLVDQINYSKEIGFNFIELHTGKYAELSGSNQHKELQRIIESTHIANDLGLVVNAGHGLNYNNVRKIASINNMNELNIGHSIVARALAIGLEKSVREMKSLITLN
- a CDS encoding lysophospholipid acyltransferase family protein, which gives rise to MFVTQDIVLRFFFKKKKILNNGFSIPINSSIILAPTHRSRWDGLVLTMAMGRRVTKKDCRFMVTKSEMRGIQGWFLKRLGCFSINQLSPSLSALRYAIDLIEKGEQLVVFPEGKINKYGKKLVLKEGLYRLARLATRKKESIFIIPIGIAYSKVSPKFRDECCISFGKPIAINDYLNFSIKEFNNLLNKKMTREEKIALKNVGR
- a CDS encoding BolA family protein, giving the protein MITKEEVTNLIKKKLPFSQVFVENLKGNDHLQVTVIASEFNGLSLVKQHQLVYSALKEELASETIHALALKTETPN
- the grxD gene encoding Grx4 family monothiol glutaredoxin, producing MDNLTRDKIKKLIDSNPVMVFMKGTKLMPQCGFSNNVVQILNSLGVTFCTFDVLSDFEVREGIKEYSDWPTIPQVYLKGEFLGGSDILIEMYNSGSLKEKIEIALAS
- a CDS encoding DUF6761 family protein — protein: MTSFENPRAIRHFQSICDSCQDLVNRFHTPSDLKLYSDGYLQALRNCNALEQKDQDKLERLIERWILDPSSFIDPEGEGNKGFFDKKRI
- a CDS encoding response regulator transcription factor, with the translated sequence MQSTEQILASTPGGTQLPASSQTPSRVLVVEPHPTLRTVLVQRLRQDGHLAAAVGSAAEAVDLCREQSPDLLVSAEILEQNTAMRLAQQLGSSVIVLTARSGVEALVNLLDEGADDVLRKPFGLEELAARCRTLLKRGRIGLQEKVEVGPLEVHLLLRQVTLSEKPVELSPREFALLCALLMPPGMVRSRQELLRMAWPPFSGGPRSVDTQVLTLRRKLEQAGLGEGGGITTVRQQGYRFSIDNI
- the crtH gene encoding carotenoid isomerase, producing the protein MKSNKENFDAIIIGSGIGGLVTASQLAAKGADVLVLEKYIIPGGSGGSFKRNGYTFDVGASMIFGFGDKGYTNLLTRALKDVNEKCETIPDPVQLEYHLPNNFNISVNKNYDQFINKLSARFPKEKEGIKNFYDTCASVFKCLDSMPLLSIEDPSYLFKVFFKSPLSCLGLARWLPVNAGDVARKFIKDPELLKFIDIECFCWSVMPAIKTPMINAGMVFTDRHAGGINYPKGGVGTIAEKLVSGIEKFGSKIRYKANVVEILLKDEKAVGVKLSNGEEIYSDIIVSNSTRWDTFGLKDKKKGLIASKDVPKSEYKWSETYKSSPSFVSIHLGVKKNLISNNFNCHHIIVENWDELESEKGVIFVSIPTLLDSSLAPEGKHIVHAFTPSSMSEWEGLSRKEYLQKKEKYFSFIVERISQILPNLEENIDHKEIGTPKTHKKFLGRYEGSYGPIPRQKLLGLLPMPFNTTKIKNLYCVGDSCFPGQGLNAVAFSGYACAHKIGSKLNINSFNLPD